From a single Actinomyces viscosus genomic region:
- a CDS encoding Imm5 family immunity protein: MIDMNAVNIEIENGKSELSAEDNIKGILSLGARIRIWRAMTDPADAEVSYHNRIALKMLSVRHVQERWETAFPGNNQIDDMLTLTQGLVDRRITPDQAEPEADDFLVEIYDEVDDSNELQASVAPLADGAAHMVTSACFRNSDFDTADYIEDDDELLPDSLETSYCCASVVAGALNWMPVDETDVAARRGFWLWYLDEAIPAVLAS; this comes from the coding sequence ATGATTGACATGAATGCGGTAAACATCGAAATCGAAAACGGAAAATCAGAACTTTCCGCCGAAGACAACATCAAAGGAATACTTTCCCTCGGCGCTCGCATTCGGATTTGGCGCGCAATGACAGATCCCGCCGACGCAGAAGTCTCCTATCATAATCGGATTGCTTTGAAAATGTTATCCGTGCGACATGTTCAAGAACGCTGGGAGACCGCCTTCCCTGGAAATAATCAGATTGACGACATGCTCACTTTGACTCAAGGGCTTGTTGATCGCCGCATCACCCCCGACCAGGCAGAGCCAGAAGCCGATGACTTTCTTGTAGAGATATACGATGAGGTCGATGATTCAAATGAACTCCAGGCTTCGGTCGCGCCTTTGGCGGATGGTGCAGCCCACATGGTCACGTCGGCATGCTTCAGAAATTCTGATTTTGATACCGCCGACTACATTGAGGATGACGACGAACTACTCCCAGACTCGTTAGAAACTAGTTACTGCTGTGCTTCAGTCGTTGCTGGCGCTTTGAACTGGATGCCGGTGGATGAGACTGATGTGGCTGCTCGTCGGGGGTTCTGGTTGTGGTACCTGGATGAGGCGATTCCGGCGGTTCTTGCCAGCTGA